Within the Micromonospora citrea genome, the region GCAGTCAGCGCCCCCGCGACGGCCCCGACCGGAACGCCGGGCGGGCGCAGTTCAGTCCTTCACGACTTCCGGGACGGCCTGGGCGGGGAGGTCGGGCGTCGGGGCGTCGGCCGGCGCCGCCTGCCGCCGGCCCGCGACGATGACGAGCCGGTCCAGGTAGAACAGCTGCAACGCCACGAACGCGGCCAGGAAGAGCAGCAACATCGGCAGCGGCAGCACCTGGGCGACGAACCCCCGCATGGCCTCCGGGGCGCCGAACGACTCCGCCAGCCGCAGGAGGACGAGGTTCGCCGCCGGCGCGTGCTGGACGTCCCGGACCACCAGTTGCGGCCACAGCCAGCTCTGCGCGCCGACCAGCCAGCTCAGCAGCCCGGCGGCGGCCACCATGGGCAGGGCGGGCAGCAGCATGGTCGAGGCGAACCCGTTGCCGGCCTCCCAGCGTTCCCGCTGGCCCCGGAAGAACAGGGCGAACACCACGAGCGCGGGGACGGAGAGCCAGCCCGGCGGGATCAGCCCCGCGAAGGTGTCCAGCTGGTCGGCCTCCTCCGCCCGGAGGAAGTGGGCGATGGCCAGCGGGCCGTCGCCCACGAAGAGCCAGGGCGCGAACGGCAGCAGGAGCAGCTCGCTGGCCCGGCCCAGCGGGCGCAGGCCGCCGATGGCGAAGCCGGCCAGCGCGGCGAGGCCCACCCCGACCACCGCCGAGATCAGCGGCGGAAGCCAGGTGTTGGCCTGGACCCGGCCGGTGGAGACGCCGGAGGGCAGCGGCGGCGCGTCGGCGACGAGCATCCGCAGCCACGGCCCCAGCACGTACGCGAGCACGCCGAGGAGCACCAGCAGCCCCACCACCAGCGCGCCGAGCGCGACCGGACTCCGCGGGGCGGGCGCGCCGCCCGCCGGGCGCTCCCGCCGGCCGGTGAACGCGATCCGCGTGCGGGTCGTCACGAGCAGGGCGACGGCGAGGACGCCGAGCACGGCGAGGAACGCCAGCAGCAGCACGCTGCCCGCGGCGCCGACGCCGAACTCCAACCGCCTCAGGCTGTCCTGCATGATCCGCACCATCGGGGCGACCTGCTCGTTCCGCCCGCCGACGACCGGCCACTGGAGCGACCAGGACTGCACGGTCACCGCGACGACGGTCAGCGCGAGCACGCCGCCGACGGCCAGGGCCGCCGGGGCGGAGCGACCGCCGCCGGGGCGGCGACGCAGCGCGGCGAGGAAGGCGGTGGCGCCGACCGCGACCACCAGCCCGGCCGTCAGCAGCGCCACGGTGCGTACGGCGGTCAGCGTGGGCGACTGTGTCCAGGCGTCCCGGTCGGCCTCGACCCGGTCCAGGGCCCAGGCCACTCCGACGGCGAGCGGGGCGTAGGCGGCCAGCGGCAGGGCCAGCAGCGCCCGGGTCACCAGGCGGGGCACCCGGCCGGCCCGCTCCGCGGCGAGCGCGAGCAGCGGGGCGACGAGCAGCGCCAGCAGCAGCGGCACGAGGGCGAGGAGGAGCGCGTAGGCCAGGTCGCCGAAGAACCCGCGCTCGATCACCTGCGCGTAGTTGTCGCCCCCGGCGGACTCGGTCCGGTCGCGGAACGCCTGGCCCCGCCGGAAGCTCTCCACCAGGGTGCTGACCGACGGCAGCACGTACGACCAGAGCAGGGCGACGACCGCCGGCACGAGCAGCACCAGGCCGGTGACGACCTGCGCGCCACGGCCGATCCCGACGCCCCGGGACGACGCCGGGCCGGGCGGGGCCGGAAACGGCGGCGCGGGACGGGCGTGGGGATCGGGCACGGACGTCGAGGCGGCAGACACCGGGCACTCCTCCGGTCGACGGTGGCAGGGAGCTACCCAGGCTAGGCCAGCGGGCCGGGACCGCGTCCAGGCGAGGCCCCGGCACGGTGCGTTCGCGTCCAGGCGAGGCCCGACACGGTGCACCCGAGCGCCCCCGAGGGGCGCGGTCAGCGCTCCAGGATGGCGGTCACGCCCTGCCCGCCGGCGGCGCAGATCGAGATCAGCCCCCGCCCGCCGCCGGACTCCGCGAGCAGCTTCGCCAGGGTCGCCACGATCCGGCCGCCGGTCGCCGCGAACGGGTGCCCGGCGGCCAGCGAGGAGCCGTTGACGTTGAGCTTGTCCCGGTCGATCGCGCCGAGCGGGGCGTCCAGCCCGAGCCGGTCCTTGCAGAACTCGGGGGACTCCCAGGCGGCCAGGGTGGCGAGCACCTGGGAGGCGAACGCCTCGTGGATCTCGTAGTAGTCGAAGTCCTGGAGCGTCAGTCCGGCCCGGGCCAGCATCCGGGGCACCGCGTACGCGGGGGCCATCAGCAGCCCCTCGTCGCCGTGCACGAAGTCGACGGCGGCGGTCTCCGACCAGGAGAACCACGCCAGCACGGGCAGGCTGTGCGCGCGGGCCCACTCCTCGCTGGCCAGCAGCACGGTGGAGGCGCCGTCGGTCAGCGGCGACGAGTTGCCGGCGGTCATGGTGGCCCGCTCGGCGTCCGGGCCCTTCGCGCCGAAGACGGGCTTGAGCGAGCCGAGCTTCTCCAGGCTGGTGTCCGGGCGCAGGTTCGCATCGCGGGTGAGCCCGAGGTACGGCGTCAGCAGGTCGTCGAAGAACCCCCGGTCGTACGCGGCGGCGAGCCGTTGGTGCGAGCGCAGCGCCAGCTCGTCCTGGGCCTGCCGGTCGATCTGCCAGCGCAGCGCGGTGCGGGCGGCGTGCTCCCCCATCGACAGCCCGGTACGCGGCTCGGCGTTGCGCGGGATCTCGGGCCGGAACGGCTGGCTGGGGCGCAGCTTCGCGGCGATCTTCAGCCGCTCGCCGACCGTGCGGGCGCTGTTCAGCTTGAGCAGCGTGCGGCGCATGTCCTCGTTGACGGCGAGCGGTGCGTCGGAGGTGGTGTCCACGCCCCCGGCGATGCCCACCTCGATCTGCCCGAGGGCGATCTTGTTGGCGACCAGGATGGCCGCCTCCAGCCCGGTGCCGCAGGCCTGCTGGATGTCGTAGGCGGGGGTGTGCGGGTCGAGCTTCGAGCCGAGCACGACCTCGCGGGTCAGGTTGAAGTCCCTCGCGTGCTTGAGCACCGCGCCGGCCACCACCTCGCCGACCCGCTGGCCGGCCAGGCCGAACCGCGCCACGAGCCCGTCCAGCGCCGCGCCCAGCATGTCCGCGTTGGACGCGCTCGCGTACCGCGAGTTGGACCGGGCGAAGGGGATGCGGTTGCCGCCGATGACCGCGACCCGCCGGATGCTCTGCACGATCCCGCCTCCTCGAAACGCTTGCCCTCAACCTACTCGCCAGTAGGCTACGCCTATGACCGACAGGTACGCGAGCTTCGTCCAATCGGGGGCCGGTCGCGCGCTGGTCAAGCGCCTCGGGCTGCCCGACCCGCCGCGACTGCGCCGACACGCCCCCGGCGACCCCCTCACCCCCGGTCCCGTCCTGCTGGGCGCCGCGACCGGGGGCCGGCTCGCCGAGCCGGTCGGCAAGCTCCTCGCCGCCGCCGGGGTCGAGCTGCGCGACCCCGACGCCGTGGAGTCCACCGAGCGCTTCGCCGCCCTGGTGTACGACGCCACCGGCGTCACCGACTCCACCGACCTGCGCCAGCTCTACGACTTCTTCCACCCGCACGCCCGGTCGGTGCTGCCGAGCGGGCGGGTGATCGTGCTCGGCACCCCGCCCGCCGAGGGCGGCTCGCCCCGCGAGGCCACCGCCCAACGCGCCCTGGAGGGGCTGACCCGCAGCATCGGCAAGGAGTTCGGCCGGGGCGTCACCGCCCAGCTCGTGTACGTCACGAAGGACGCCGACCCCGGCACCTGGACCAGCCTGGAGGCCACCCTCCGGTTCCTGCTCTCCGGCCGGTCCGCGTACGTCTCGGGGCAGGTCGTCCGGGTCGGCGCCGGCACGGCCGCCGCCCCGGCCGACTGGGACCGCCCGCTGGACGGGCAGGTCGTCCTGGTCACCGGGGCGGCCCGGGGCATCGGCGCGGCGCTGGCCCGGGTGCTGGCCCGCGACGGCGCGCGCGTCGTCGCGCTGGACGTCCCGGCGGCGGGCGACGAGCTGGCCGCGGTCGTCAACGAGATCGGCG harbors:
- a CDS encoding sugar ABC transporter permease, yielding MSAASTSVPDPHARPAPPFPAPPGPASSRGVGIGRGAQVVTGLVLLVPAVVALLWSYVLPSVSTLVESFRRGQAFRDRTESAGGDNYAQVIERGFFGDLAYALLLALVPLLLALLVAPLLALAAERAGRVPRLVTRALLALPLAAYAPLAVGVAWALDRVEADRDAWTQSPTLTAVRTVALLTAGLVVAVGATAFLAALRRRPGGGRSAPAALAVGGVLALTVVAVTVQSWSLQWPVVGGRNEQVAPMVRIMQDSLRRLEFGVGAAGSVLLLAFLAVLGVLAVALLVTTRTRIAFTGRRERPAGGAPAPRSPVALGALVVGLLVLLGVLAYVLGPWLRMLVADAPPLPSGVSTGRVQANTWLPPLISAVVGVGLAALAGFAIGGLRPLGRASELLLLPFAPWLFVGDGPLAIAHFLRAEEADQLDTFAGLIPPGWLSVPALVVFALFFRGQRERWEAGNGFASTMLLPALPMVAAAGLLSWLVGAQSWLWPQLVVRDVQHAPAANLVLLRLAESFGAPEAMRGFVAQVLPLPMLLLFLAAFVALQLFYLDRLVIVAGRRQAAPADAPTPDLPAQAVPEVVKD
- a CDS encoding acetyl-CoA C-acetyltransferase, coding for MQSIRRVAVIGGNRIPFARSNSRYASASNADMLGAALDGLVARFGLAGQRVGEVVAGAVLKHARDFNLTREVVLGSKLDPHTPAYDIQQACGTGLEAAILVANKIALGQIEVGIAGGVDTTSDAPLAVNEDMRRTLLKLNSARTVGERLKIAAKLRPSQPFRPEIPRNAEPRTGLSMGEHAARTALRWQIDRQAQDELALRSHQRLAAAYDRGFFDDLLTPYLGLTRDANLRPDTSLEKLGSLKPVFGAKGPDAERATMTAGNSSPLTDGASTVLLASEEWARAHSLPVLAWFSWSETAAVDFVHGDEGLLMAPAYAVPRMLARAGLTLQDFDYYEIHEAFASQVLATLAAWESPEFCKDRLGLDAPLGAIDRDKLNVNGSSLAAGHPFAATGGRIVATLAKLLAESGGGRGLISICAAGGQGVTAILER
- a CDS encoding 3-oxoacyl-ACP reductase, whose translation is MTDRYASFVQSGAGRALVKRLGLPDPPRLRRHAPGDPLTPGPVLLGAATGGRLAEPVGKLLAAAGVELRDPDAVESTERFAALVYDATGVTDSTDLRQLYDFFHPHARSVLPSGRVIVLGTPPAEGGSPREATAQRALEGLTRSIGKEFGRGVTAQLVYVTKDADPGTWTSLEATLRFLLSGRSAYVSGQVVRVGAGTAAAPADWDRPLDGQVVLVTGAARGIGAALARVLARDGARVVALDVPAAGDELAAVVNEIGATAVQLDLTAPDAPARLAAHLAERHGRVDVVVHNAGITRDKTLGRMDADRWDSVIDVNLSSQERINDVLLERELIPAGGRIVSVSSIAGIAGNRGQTNYAASKAGVIGLVDSLAPALRERGISVNAVAPGFIETRLTARIPLALREAGRRMNSMSQGGLPVDVAETIGWLAWPASGAVSGNVVRVCGQSLLGA